The genomic segment TGCCATCGATAATCCCCACCGAGTACGGAGGCGTGCCGCTGTACCAATCCAGCAACACCGTATTAGCCCACGGCCCGATGACCGCGATCGTCTTCAGCTTGGAGCGATCCAGCGGCAGCGTATTCTTCTCGTTCTTGAGCAGCACAATCGACTCGTCCGTTGCCTTGCGCACCAGTTCCCTGCTCGCCGGCTGGTCCCACGGCGCCAGCGCGCCATCGGTGGCTACGCCGATCTTCGCATAGGGATCGACGCCCGCCGGATCCATTTCGCCCAGCCGCAGATAAAGGCGCAGCAGATTCTTCAGCGCAGCATCCATATCGGCTTCGGTCACCAGGCCATCTTTGAGGGCCTTGGTCAGGTCGCCCTTGTAGTTGTCCAGGAAGTGATTGATGCCGGCCTTCACCGCCGCTGCCGAGCCCTGCTCCTTGTTCGGGAACGTCTTGTGCGCGCTGATCAATAGCCCGAGTGCGCCGCCGTCCGTGCAAATGAGCCCGTCGTTGTGCCACTCGTCGATCATGATCGACTTCAGGATCGGGTGGATCATCATCGGCGTGCCGTTCCAAGAGTTGTAGGCAGCCATGACAGCCCGCGATCCGCCCTCTTCAAATCCCATGCGGAACGGAACCGAGTAGTACTCGCGGAAGAGGCGCTCATCAAAATCGGACGAGCTCGATGCGCGGCCGTGCTCATTCTCGTTCGCCAGGAAATGCTTCATCAGCGACGAAGCCAGCCAATGCTTGGGATCGGGCCCCTGCAAACCACGCATGAAGCCGACTGACATCGACCCGACAAGGTACGGGTCCTCACCCATCGACTCTTCCGTGCGGCCCCACCGCGGATCGCGGCTCAGATCCACATTGGGTGCGCGTACAACCACACCACCAAAGTCGTACACCGGGTTTTGATAGTAGTAGCGCGCCTCCTGCCCTTCCAGCGCGCCAATCTTCTTCATCAGATCGACGTCCCATGTGTTTCCCAGCCCCTTCTCCTGCGGGAAGGTCGTCGTCGGTAGCGGCTGTCGGCCGCGCGGACCCCATCCTCCGGGCCCGCCCAGCGCTAAACCGTGCAGACCTTCCACCTGGCCGGAAAAGACCAACTTCAGCCGATCGAACTTCGGATGATCCGACATCAACTGAACCTTCTCATCCAGGCTTAGGCGGCCCAGCAGATCGGCGATGCGCTGATCGTCTGACAACTTCGTATCGCGGAATGGATAGTCGGCCTGCGCCAAGGTGAAGATTGGGGCGGCAAACAGAAGCAAAAAGACACACAAAAGCGATTTTTTAGAGCATACTCGCACGTACATTCGGGTCTCCAGGAGTGAACAGCGAAGAGTAACACAATGCAGTTGTCAGTGATCAGTTGTCAGTGGTCAGTATTTCCGCCTCCACGGCAATCTCGAACTCTGCGTAGATCCGGGCGACGCCTATTCCTGCGAAGAAGCGTTAGAGCCCGAGGTCGAGCGGGTTCTGACAACTGACAACTGATCACTAACAGCTCGCTTTTGAGCGCTTTCTTTCCCCAACGCGTCCATACGTTGTAGGATTCTCTTCGGAAGGGCTGCTGCCGCGGCCTGCCCGGTGAGGGGCTCACAACCTTATGACACGCACGAACTTGCTTCATCTCAGACGCAATCGCCGCCCGCAGCCCAACGGCTTCACGCTCATGGAATTGCTGATCGTGATGGCGATTATCGCGATTCTCATGCTCATTGCCATTCCCACCATGGGAAACATGACGCGCTATGCCAATGAGACGTCGGCCATCAAGTCGGTGCAGGCTATCAATCTGGCGCAGAGCCAGTACAGCACAACGTTTCCCAGCAACGGTTTTGCCTGCTCGCTGACTGCTCTTGGCGGCGATCCGCACGCCGGGCCGCCAACCGCGACCAGCGCGCACGTGCTCGACCAGGGACTCGCAAGCGGCGTGAAGTCGGGCTACCAGTTTGCGATCACGAATTGCGTGAAGAACAGCCAAAACGGCGGTGATCGCGTCACGGGCTACACCATCATTGCTCAGCCTCTAACAGTCGGAAAGTCCGGCAATCGCACCTTCTGCGGCGATGAGGGTGGCGAAATCAAGTTCGATCCCACCGGCGGAACCAACTGCACCCAGAACCTCAGCCAATGACAGAAGACTCTCAATCGGTCCGCGGCGGCCGGCTCTTGCTGGCCGCCGTTGCTTTATGGGCGGGTTTGCTCGCGGCCCCGCTTCCGGCACAAACACCCGATGCCCATACCCTTGCGCAGAAGGTCGACCGGCACTACAACAAGCTGCACTCCCTCAAAGCCGGTTTTGTCGAGAGCTACAATGGCCTCGGCGTGAAGCGAACCGAGAGCGGAACGCTGCTGCTCGAAAAGCCCGGTCGTATGCGCTGGGACTACTCCTCGCCCGCTGGAAAGATCTTCCTCCTCGACGGCAAATACGCATGGTTCTACCATCAGGGTGATCCGCAGGTCCAGCGCATGAAAGCCAAGGAGCTAGATGATCTGCGCTCGCCGTTGCGTTTTCTGCTCGGCCACACCGAACTCGAAAAGGAGTTCAACCAGCTCACGCTCAAGCCCGCCGCCAATGGAGAGTTCACGCTCACCGGCGTTCCCAAAGGCCAGGAAAACCGCATTCAACAGGTGTCGCTCAGCGTGCGGCCTGACGGCGCCATCACCGGCATCGCCATCGAAGAAATCGACGGCGCGATGACCACCTTCTCGTTCACAAACGAGGCGGCCAATACAGCGGTCCCACCCAACTCTTTCCGATTCACACCACCCGCAGGCGTGCCAGTGATAGATGGAATGCCACCCGTCTAGCGGAACCTGCCCGCCTCACTCGTAACGCAACGCTTCAATCGGATCCAGGTTCGCCGCGCGAATCGCAGGAATCATCCCGCTGACCAGCCCCGTGAGCACCAGGATGATCGTCGCGACGACGACCGATATGGGCGAGATGATGAGCTGGATATCGGCGTCCTGAGCGTGCAGCGCAATCTCGCTGTAGAAGGGAATGCGGCCCACCAGCACCGAGATCAGGTAAGCCAGCCCCACCCCGCAGAATCCCCCGACACCGGTGATTACCATCGCTTCCGATAGAAACTGCGTAAGAATGTGTTTGCGCTGGGCGCCCAGGGCCTTCTCGATGCCGATCTCCCGCGTGCGCTGCTGCACCGCCACCAGCATGATGTTCATCAACCCAATGCCCGCAATGCCCAGCGTGAGCGTCCCCACAAACGCCAGCAGAATCTGCAGCGCCATCGACAAAATGCTGAACTGATGCAGTTGCGTAAGCAGGTTGGCGACGTAGATGGCGTTGTGATCAGACGGGCGGAAGTGATGCGCCGAAGCAAGCGTGGCCCGCACATTCTGCTCGATGAGTTGATAGTTCCCCTGGTAGTTGAACCACAGCCCGCCCAGGTACTTGGTGTCCGTCAGATCGCTCATCGTGGAGAACGGAATATAGATCTGGCGGTTGCGGTCGCTGTCTTCGCCTTCCTGCATCTTGGGAGTGAGCACGCCGACGATGATGAAGTGAACCCCGTTCAGCCGGATGGTCTGGCCGATCGCCCATTGCCCCGAGAACAGCTTGGTCTTGGCCTCAGAGCCGATGACACATACATGGGCGCGCTGCTGCTCCTCAGTGGCGTTGAAGAAGCGGCCCGAATCCGTGTCGAGTTTCCAGATGTCCTGGAACACTGCGCGGGTGCCGTTCACCGTCCATGTGTAGGAGTGCAGGTCATTCTGGACCGTGACGTCTTTAAATGCCATGGGCGAAATGTGGTTGATCCCCGGAACCGCCGCAACAATGCGATCAATGTCTTCCTGCGTGAGTCGCACCTGCACACCGGCCTTGTCACCACCGGCCTGTTCGCTGGTGCGGCCCGGGAAGACTCCAATGATGTTCGTGCCCCACTGCGAGAAGATGGCCTCAATGGCGCGCGTAAAGCCGGCGCCATAAGCGAGCAGCAGCACGACGGTAGCAATGCCCCACGCCATGCCGACCATCGTGATCGTGGTACGGCGGCGGTTGTAGAGCATCGCCTCCCAAGCCTGGCCGAAGATGTCTTTGAGCATGGCAGCTAGCTCCTGGCTTACAGCTCTTCGTATCCGTTGTTTGGTGCTGACTTCGTCATCCGATGCCAAATCCGCTAAGCCTTCAATTCTCCCGCCGCAGCGCTTCCACCGGATCAAGCTGGGCCGCTTTGCTAGCCGGGTAAAGGCCTGCGGCCACTCCGCTAATCACAAGGGCAAGCATCGCGACGGCTGCCGACCACGGCACCAGCCGCGGCGGGTCCCAGCCGGGCATCTTGCCCATCAGCAGAGCCTGCAGCGCTCCCATGAAAAGCGCCGAGCCACCAATACCTATGGCTCCGCTGACGCCGGTCAGCAAAAGTCCTTCCCAGAAGAACTGTGTCAGGATACTGCGTTTCGTCGCGCCCAGCGCCTTCCGCAGGCCGATCTCCGAGGTGCGCTCAGTGACCGAGACCAGCATGATGTTGATAATTCCTACAGCGCCCAAGCCCAGCGTGACAATCCCCACGCCGCCCAGAAAGACGTCCATAGCTGTGAAGATGGCGCCCACCATCTTCATCTCCGTCACGGTATCCCACTCCTGGTACGCGTCTTTCATCGATGCATCGAAGCCATGGTTCTTCGCGACCACGCGATGGACCGCCGCCTTGGCGGGAATCACTTCGCCCTTCAGTGCCGGCTGATACTGGATCGAAGTCAGCGCGTCTTCAGGAACGTTGTCTCCCTTGAGCGGAAACAACTGCATCATCGTCGTAATGGGGATATAGATTTTGCGGTCGTCGTAGTCGAAATCACCGCGGGATATCTTGTCGACCGCACCTACAACCGTGAAAGCCGTGCCGTTAATCGTAATCGTCTCGCCCATCCTCGGGTGCCCGGGGAACAGGAGATTGGCGGTCTTGAATCCCAGAACGCACACCCGGCGGCGCTCGTTCACGTCGTTCTGGTCCAGAAAGCGGCCTTCCGTGACGGGTATATTGCGGACCACGGGATAAGTGGTGTCAGTTCCCATCACGTGGCTGGACGTATTCGCCCACTGGCTCACTTCGTAAAGGTCGGAGCGGCTGAGCTCCGGCGTCGCCGCGCGGACGTCGGCGAGCTGCCGCATGTCGGCGAGGTCGCGCATGGTGAGCTGGTAGGGACGCATCCCCGTGTGCTGGTTGGCGACGGCAGGGATGGTCCCGTTGAACATCAGCACCACATCGTTGCCGAAACGGGCCAGGTTGCGCTTCTGCCCGGAACGGAAGCCTTCACCGAGACCGACAAGGACCAGTAGAGAGCCAACGCCCCAGGCGATGCCGAACATGGTTAAAAAGCTGCGCAGCTTGTTGGCTGCGATGGCCTTGAACACCTGCCCGAGTGTGTCGGCAAAGCTCTGCATAACCGTTCGACTGGGCTCCCCTCGTTTAGGTCCGCGAAAGCGCGGAACCGGAGAGGTAAGCCGGTTACAACAAGATACGAACGGGACGGGGTGGCGGTTCCCTGGCCGCTTTACTAGCTATTTCTCATACGTATAGAACCCTTTTCCCGACTTCCTCCCCAGCCAGCCAGCATCGACCATCCGTACCAGCAACGGGCACGGATTGTATTTGGGGTTGCCGAGTCCGTCATAAAGCACCCGCATGATGTCCACGCAGACGTCCAGGCCGATGAAATCCGCCAGCGTAAGCGGACCCATGGGGTGCGCCATCCCCAACTTGAATACCTCGTCAACGGCCTGCGGCGTCGCGACGCCTTCCATCACCGCGTAGGCGGCTTCGTTGATGAGCGGCATCAGCACGCGGTTCGACACAAAGCCCGGGGCATCATTCACCTCGACCGGCGTCTTCCCCAGCTTGACGGAAAGATCGCGGACAGTGGAGAAGGTGGCGTCGCTGGTAGCCATCCCTCGGATGACTTCAACCAGCTGCATCACAGGAACAGGGTTGAAGAAATGCATCCCGATCACTTGCGCCGGACGCGTGGTCTGCGCCGCAAGCTTTGTAATCGAGATCGACGAAGTATTGGTGGCCAAAATTGCATCCGCCGGCAGAATTCGGTCCAGCGCGCGGAAAATATCCGTCTTAATATCGAAGCGCTCGGAAGCAGCCTCGACGGCAAAGCCGGCAGCGGAGAGCGACTCACGGTCTGTTGTGGTCGTGATCCGCGCGAGCGCCGCTTCGACGTCGGATTCCGCCAGCTTGCCCTTCGCGGCTTCGCGGCCCAGGTTGGTGCGAATCTTCGTCAGCGCGCTCTCCACAAGGCGCTGGTCAATGTCACAGAGCAGGACGTTGAACCCGCTGCGGGCGAAGACGTGGGCAATACCGGAACCCATGGTTCCGGCACCTAGAACAGCAACAGTCTTAATATCGGACATAGGAGCGCCTCAGTGACCATCCGGGAGTGTACCACCAGCCGCGCGCGCACGCCGTGACTACCCGCTATTTCGTCGCGTAGTCCCACTCCTGCTCACCGCGCTCCAGCACGGCGGGACGGTCCTCGGGCAGAATCCAGCGGTCCTTGATCAATTGATCCAGCGCGTTCGAATAGCGCCGCAGGTACGCATCCTTGCTCTTGTATCTCTCCTCAATCGACTTGCGCGGGTCGCCTGTCCGCTGCCGGTCCGCTGCTGTCTTGGGGAACGGAATCCACGAAGCCTCAAAAGAAACGCGCTGGTCAGGCGCGCCAATCGACGGATCGCGCAGGTTCCACGGGGCGTACGTGGCCAGAGGCGCAGCAAACTCAGGCAGGCGAACGCCGTCGCGCTCATTGCCGTCAGCATCCACTTGCGGAACGAGCACGGGGAATGGCTGGCCCAGCATCGGCGGCTGCCGCGTCAGGATGTGGATCTTCTGCCAGTCCGGCCCAAAATCAATGCGCCACGCCTCGTTCGCCTCCTGCGGTACCTGGACGCCCGGAATCTTCGGGAATGCATACTTGTCCAGCGGCGTCAGGTTCTGGTCCGCAACCAACGGATAGCTGCTGGGCGGCGGCTCCGTCCCATTGCGCACCCAGGCATCCATGTTCGCAATCATCGCCCGCCAGAGATACTTGATCGGCAGTGGCGACTGCGGCTGCTGGCCCAGAAGGTCGCCCTTCCCCTCCTCCGGCGGGAACGGCCCGGAGAAGTGCTGAAGCCCCGTGAAGTGATAGATGCGCACGCTCGGCGAGATTTCGGCATCCACCATGCCACCCGCGGACACGTGGCCGAATGCCGATCCTCGATCCGGATCGGGAACCGTGTGAATGAGCGCGGCAGCGCGTCCCCAGTACTCATAGGAAGTATTCGAGAAGAAGATCTTCGGCACATTCCGCTCGCCGATCACGCGATCGAGCAAACCGGCCTTCACCTTGCTCCTTGAAACCGCCGTGTCGGTCTCGGGCAGATCGGTGAACGGGAAGATATCCGTTGGAAAGAACACCGAAGACGTGGGCTGGGCATCGCGGGAGGGTTGCGCGAACCGATAATTGAAACTGCCGCGGCCCGCGCCGGCCACGTGGGCGAGCACGCCATCCAGCGCCATATGCCCTTCTTCGTCGCCATTGAAGGCCTGGTAAAGATAGTCGCGCAGGAAACGCCCATTCTGCGAAATGCCCTCGGCGTAGACGCGCTTCACTGGCGCAATGGCGTCCGGCGCAAGCTTCGACCAGGAAGCAAAGTCGCGAATCGCCGCAAACCCGGCGCCTGCAACGACGGGATCCTGCACCACGTAAACGTACTCATAGATCTTGCCCGGCTGAAATCCGCCATCGAGATGGATGAAGCGGTCGCTTGGCGTAAGCTTGCCATCCAGAGTATGCGCAAACTTCCACTGTGCCCGCGGAATCGTGGCGCGCACAGCATTCCGCGAGTCACGAACCGTAAGCGTATTCCGCGGGTCATCCGGATTAGCAACCGGATATTCCGACCCGCCGATGTTGCCCAGGATGAGGTGCCCGAGCGGAATCTCATCGACGCTCTTCGAGAGCATCAGGTCGCCGCGAAGAAGCCCGGTGATGGTCTTGCCGTGGTCCTTGGCGATCGGCGCAATCAACCGCAGCGCGCCATCGCCGGCAGCATCCCATTGCCAACCTAACGATGCGACGGTGAAGCCGTTGCGCAGCAACCAGCCGTCCCCGGCGCTGTGCGCTAAGTCCCAATCGCCGCCGTCCACCAGCGAGAGGATGCGGCTGTGCCCGCGATTCGGCACCTCCAGTAGCATGGAGCCATTTGCTTTGGCTATATCTTTAGGACGGACAACTATGAAGTCCGACGCAAACTCCACTTCGCTGTTCTTGAGGTTCACCGCGTTGGCCAGATCCACAATGGCGGTGTTGTGCCAGTTGTCTACCTTCAACGCGTAGTAGATTCGGCCGGTGATGCGCTCATACGGCCCAACGTCGCCGAACGACTGGCCGTTCAGAACGTCCGCACGCGACGTGATCTCAACGCGTGTGACACGCGCATGAAGTTGGAGCGCGCAGACCAAGATCAGCAGACAAGCAGCAACACGAAGCAGGGAGCGCATGAGCCGAAGGATAGCAGCATTGCATGCTGCAGAGACATCAACCGTTTGAGGCCGGTGAAGTCTCGCGGAAAATGTGCCAGAACTCGATGAATCCTTTCAGCCGGACGACATGGAAATAGTCGCTGGCCACAAAGTAGAACACCGACACAAACAGCCACTCAACGTGGAGAGTCCCCGCTCCAACCTGATCGGCAAAAGGTATCAGCACCGATGAGAACACCATCGCCAGCACCAAGAGCGCCAGCTTCACGATGCCCATCACCAGGTTTACTTCAACCAGCTTGCTTGTGAAAGGCTTGCCCAGCTTAAAACTGCGCGCGAGCGCCTCAGTGGTCGAGCAATCCTCAAGCAGGAGAATCATGGGCGCGATGGCAACCACCCAGTTGATCAGCGCCCAGAGTGTAAAGAATCCCAGCGTGAGGAAGATCGCCCACATGGTGTAGCCCACAAGATCAGGCTCAGCGCCGGTGCCGATGTGGCTATTCGCCGCCCATCCAATGGATGCCCACCATGCCCATCCCGTAATCGCGAACACCGCTACCCACGCAGCCTGCAGCACGATCATGGCGACGGGCCGGAACGTGATCCGCGGCTCCATGCGCCTGAGAACGATGTTGCGCCCGATGCCCGAGACGACGATCCACGCGATTGCGGCAGCCGGTACAAGCCAGCGCAGCACCATCACCAAATGCGGCCGATACATGTCCCATGCCACGGCAAGCTTGAGAGCCGAAACCCATGGGTTGGTGATGTCGAGCGCATTCAGTCCCGTGGTCTCTGGCGGCAACTCGGCAACAATCTTCTGCAATTGCACCCAGCAGACGAACAGGATCGGCGCACCGACGAGCCATCGCCACACAACTTCGATCACTGTGAGAGAAGGACGCGCGAACACCCAGCCCATCTGGCCAACAATGGACTGGGTGCCGCGAACGGGCGAGCGCGTCATGCTACTTAACGACAAGGTTAACCGTCTTGTTGGGAACGACAATGACTTTCGCAATGCTCTTGCCGGCGATGCGAGCCTGCACCTTCTCGTCAGCGAGCGCAACGGCCTGCACCACATCGTTCGTCGAACCGGCTGGCACGCGAATTACATTGACCATTTTCCCGTTCACTCCGATGGGAATCTCCAGCTCATCTTCCTTCGCCAGTTCGGGATTGCTCTCCGGCCAGGGCGCGCGAAGCACGGCGCCTTCGCCGCCAAGCTCCTCCCACAATTCCGCGGCGGTGTAAGGCGCGAACGGCGCAATCAGCAGCACCAGCGAGGTGAGCAGCTCCCGAATCACCGGCGAAGGAACTTCCCCCGACGCAAGCTGCGCATCAGCTGCCGTCAGCTCGTTCACCAGTTCCATGATCGCGGCAACACACGTATTAAAGTGCCAGCGGCCTTCGAAGTCCTGCGTGATCTTGGCAATCGTCTGATGCAGCTTGCGCAGCAGCTTCAGACTGGTGCCAGCAGGCTCCGTCGCTGCCGCGCCATTGGCGGACTTCGCAGCACCTGCGTGCTTCATCACCAGGCGATACACGCGCCCGAGGAAGCGGCTCACACCGGCCACACCGTCTTCCTGCCAGTCGAGGTCGCGATCGGGCGGCGCTGCGAACAGCGCATACATACGCGTCGCATCGGCGCCATAGCGCGCCACCATATCGTCGGGAGAGACAACATTGCCCTTCGACTTCGACATCTTCGCGCCATCCTTGATCACCATTCCCTGCGTGAACAGGCGCGTCGCCGGCTCGTCATTCTTGATCAGCCCCAGATCCCGCATAACCTTCGTCCAGAAGCGCGAGTAAATCAGGTGCAGGATCGCGTGCTCCACGCCGCCAATGTACTGGTCGATCGGAAACCAGTGTTGCGCGGTCTCCGGATCAAAGGGCCCTGTCGAGTTCTTCGCATCCGTGTAGCGATAGAAGTACCAGCTCGAGTCGACAAACGTATCCATCGTGTCGGTCTCGCGCCGCGCCGGCTGGCCGCACCTGGGGCAGGTCACGTTCACGAATTCCGGCACGCGGCCCAGTGGCGACCCGCCCTGCTGCGTGATGGCGATCTGCTCTGGCAGAATTACTGGTAACTGCTCGTCCGGCACAGGCACAATGCCATCCGTCTCGCAGTGGATCATCGGGATCGGCGTACCCCAGTAGCGTTGCCGGCTCACGCCCCAATCCTTCAGGCGGAACGTAACCGTCGGCTCGCCAATTCCCTTCTCTTTCGCAATCTGCCCCAGCCGCTCCTGCGCCTGCGCGCACGTCAGCCCGCTGAACTCGCCGGAATTCACCAGCACGCCGTCTTCGCTGCAGAACGGCAGTTCCGGCTCTTCAGCCGCGCCGCCCGCAGGCGCAATCACACGCCGAATTGGAATCGCATACTTCTGCGCAAATTCGAAGTCGCGCTCGTCGTGCCCCGGCACGCTCATGATCGCGCCCGTGCCGTAGTCCGACAAAATGTAGTTCGCCACCCAGATCGGCACACGCTCGCCGTTATACGGATTCACCGCGAAGTGTCCCGTCGGCACGCCGTGCTTTTCAATGGCGCCTACATCGCCGGCCTCGCGCGCCTTCTTCTGCTCATCCAGAAGCTGCGCGACCTGCTTGGCCAGGCCCGCGTCGTTCGCGGCCAT from the Occallatibacter riparius genome contains:
- a CDS encoding ABC transporter permease, which produces MQSFADTLGQVFKAIAANKLRSFLTMFGIAWGVGSLLVLVGLGEGFRSGQKRNLARFGNDVVLMFNGTIPAVANQHTGMRPYQLTMRDLADMRQLADVRAATPELSRSDLYEVSQWANTSSHVMGTDTTYPVVRNIPVTEGRFLDQNDVNERRRVCVLGFKTANLLFPGHPRMGETITINGTAFTVVGAVDKISRGDFDYDDRKIYIPITTMMQLFPLKGDNVPEDALTSIQYQPALKGEVIPAKAAVHRVVAKNHGFDASMKDAYQEWDTVTEMKMVGAIFTAMDVFLGGVGIVTLGLGAVGIINIMLVSVTERTSEIGLRKALGATKRSILTQFFWEGLLLTGVSGAIGIGGSALFMGALQALLMGKMPGWDPPRLVPWSAAVAMLALVISGVAAGLYPASKAAQLDPVEALRREN
- a CDS encoding ABC transporter permease, producing the protein MLKDIFGQAWEAMLYNRRRTTITMVGMAWGIATVVLLLAYGAGFTRAIEAIFSQWGTNIIGVFPGRTSEQAGGDKAGVQVRLTQEDIDRIVAAVPGINHISPMAFKDVTVQNDLHSYTWTVNGTRAVFQDIWKLDTDSGRFFNATEEQQRAHVCVIGSEAKTKLFSGQWAIGQTIRLNGVHFIIVGVLTPKMQEGEDSDRNRQIYIPFSTMSDLTDTKYLGGLWFNYQGNYQLIEQNVRATLASAHHFRPSDHNAIYVANLLTQLHQFSILSMALQILLAFVGTLTLGIAGIGLMNIMLVAVQQRTREIGIEKALGAQRKHILTQFLSEAMVITGVGGFCGVGLAYLISVLVGRIPFYSEIALHAQDADIQLIISPISVVVATIILVLTGLVSGMIPAIRAANLDPIEALRYE
- a CDS encoding glycoside hydrolase family 3 C-terminal domain-containing protein, producing the protein MCVFLLLFAAPIFTLAQADYPFRDTKLSDDQRIADLLGRLSLDEKVQLMSDHPKFDRLKLVFSGQVEGLHGLALGGPGGWGPRGRQPLPTTTFPQEKGLGNTWDVDLMKKIGALEGQEARYYYQNPVYDFGGVVVRAPNVDLSRDPRWGRTEESMGEDPYLVGSMSVGFMRGLQGPDPKHWLASSLMKHFLANENEHGRASSSSDFDERLFREYYSVPFRMGFEEGGSRAVMAAYNSWNGTPMMIHPILKSIMIDEWHNDGLICTDGGALGLLISAHKTFPNKEQGSAAAVKAGINHFLDNYKGDLTKALKDGLVTEADMDAALKNLLRLYLRLGEMDPAGVDPYAKIGVATDGALAPWDQPASRELVRKATDESIVLLKNEKNTLPLDRSKLKTIAVIGPWANTVLLDWYSGTPPYSVGIIDGIKEAVGGKVNVLVSDGSNAEEAAAIAKKADVAIVVVGNHPTCNAGWDQCPVPSNGKESVDRKTIALEQEELVKQVFAANPRTIEVLRSSFPYAIVWSQQKLPAIIHMTHNSQEEGHGLADVLFGDYSPAGRLNQTWPTGDDQLLPIMDYNLLHGRTYLYSKQKPLYAFGYGLSYTTFAYEGVKLSASHVNADGTVQVAVKVKNTGKRASDEVVQMYVQHLGSKVERPQLELKGFKRVHVAPGGSETVTLDLKPRDLAYWDASAHEWRVEKEQVRVLAGGSSDSLPVQGTLDVDTAGEYKP
- a CDS encoding prepilin-type N-terminal cleavage/methylation domain-containing protein, which codes for MTRTNLLHLRRNRRPQPNGFTLMELLIVMAIIAILMLIAIPTMGNMTRYANETSAIKSVQAINLAQSQYSTTFPSNGFACSLTALGGDPHAGPPTATSAHVLDQGLASGVKSGYQFAITNCVKNSQNGGDRVTGYTIIAQPLTVGKSGNRTFCGDEGGEIKFDPTGGTNCTQNLSQ
- a CDS encoding alpha/beta hydrolase domain-containing protein, with protein sequence MRSLLRVAACLLILVCALQLHARVTRVEITSRADVLNGQSFGDVGPYERITGRIYYALKVDNWHNTAIVDLANAVNLKNSEVEFASDFIVVRPKDIAKANGSMLLEVPNRGHSRILSLVDGGDWDLAHSAGDGWLLRNGFTVASLGWQWDAAGDGALRLIAPIAKDHGKTITGLLRGDLMLSKSVDEIPLGHLILGNIGGSEYPVANPDDPRNTLTVRDSRNAVRATIPRAQWKFAHTLDGKLTPSDRFIHLDGGFQPGKIYEYVYVVQDPVVAGAGFAAIRDFASWSKLAPDAIAPVKRVYAEGISQNGRFLRDYLYQAFNGDEEGHMALDGVLAHVAGAGRGSFNYRFAQPSRDAQPTSSVFFPTDIFPFTDLPETDTAVSRSKVKAGLLDRVIGERNVPKIFFSNTSYEYWGRAAALIHTVPDPDRGSAFGHVSAGGMVDAEISPSVRIYHFTGLQHFSGPFPPEEGKGDLLGQQPQSPLPIKYLWRAMIANMDAWVRNGTEPPPSSYPLVADQNLTPLDKYAFPKIPGVQVPQEANEAWRIDFGPDWQKIHILTRQPPMLGQPFPVLVPQVDADGNERDGVRLPEFAAPLATYAPWNLRDPSIGAPDQRVSFEASWIPFPKTAADRQRTGDPRKSIEERYKSKDAYLRRYSNALDQLIKDRWILPEDRPAVLERGEQEWDYATK
- the leuS gene encoding leucine--tRNA ligase encodes the protein MADEKELRYDPAAIEPKWQERWAADPALYAAHPTDGGKPKYYVLEMLPYPSGQLHMGHVRNYSIGDALARHMWMRGYNVLHPMGWDAFGLPAENAALKNNTPPREWTLSNIAAMKRQMQRLGLGYDWATEVTTCLPDYYKWNQWFFLRMYERGLVYRKKSKVNWCPECATVLANEQVIDGRCWRHEDTIVEQRDLEQWFFRITAYAQELLDGLDKLEGWPEKVRTMQRNWIGRSEGTEVDFFLAEDAVNAQNEDGSLKAIPAGRRIRVFTTRIDTIFGATSIQLTPEHALVKDMAANDAGLAKQVAQLLDEQKKAREAGDVGAIEKHGVPTGHFAVNPYNGERVPIWVANYILSDYGTGAIMSVPGHDERDFEFAQKYAIPIRRVIAPAGGAAEEPELPFCSEDGVLVNSGEFSGLTCAQAQERLGQIAKEKGIGEPTVTFRLKDWGVSRQRYWGTPIPMIHCETDGIVPVPDEQLPVILPEQIAITQQGGSPLGRVPEFVNVTCPRCGQPARRETDTMDTFVDSSWYFYRYTDAKNSTGPFDPETAQHWFPIDQYIGGVEHAILHLIYSRFWTKVMRDLGLIKNDEPATRLFTQGMVIKDGAKMSKSKGNVVSPDDMVARYGADATRMYALFAAPPDRDLDWQEDGVAGVSRFLGRVYRLVMKHAGAAKSANGAAATEPAGTSLKLLRKLHQTIAKITQDFEGRWHFNTCVAAIMELVNELTAADAQLASGEVPSPVIRELLTSLVLLIAPFAPYTAAELWEELGGEGAVLRAPWPESNPELAKEDELEIPIGVNGKMVNVIRVPAGSTNDVVQAVALADEKVQARIAGKSIAKVIVVPNKTVNLVVK
- the lolA gene encoding outer membrane lipoprotein chaperone LolA; this translates as MTEDSQSVRGGRLLLAAVALWAGLLAAPLPAQTPDAHTLAQKVDRHYNKLHSLKAGFVESYNGLGVKRTESGTLLLEKPGRMRWDYSSPAGKIFLLDGKYAWFYHQGDPQVQRMKAKELDDLRSPLRFLLGHTELEKEFNQLTLKPAANGEFTLTGVPKGQENRIQQVSLSVRPDGAITGIAIEEIDGAMTTFSFTNEAANTAVPPNSFRFTPPAGVPVIDGMPPV
- a CDS encoding 3-hydroxybutyryl-CoA dehydrogenase translates to MSDIKTVAVLGAGTMGSGIAHVFARSGFNVLLCDIDQRLVESALTKIRTNLGREAAKGKLAESDVEAALARITTTTDRESLSAAGFAVEAASERFDIKTDIFRALDRILPADAILATNTSSISITKLAAQTTRPAQVIGMHFFNPVPVMQLVEVIRGMATSDATFSTVRDLSVKLGKTPVEVNDAPGFVSNRVLMPLINEAAYAVMEGVATPQAVDEVFKLGMAHPMGPLTLADFIGLDVCVDIMRVLYDGLGNPKYNPCPLLVRMVDAGWLGRKSGKGFYTYEK